The Chloroherpetonaceae bacterium genome window below encodes:
- a CDS encoding ABC transporter ATP-binding protein yields the protein MNISIQNIKKSYNGKVALNSISFLIPEGIFFSILGKSGSGKSTLLRLIAGLEKPESGRIEFDGKDAAATLPHKRRTAMVFQNYALFPHLSVFENVAFAPREQKQTEDEIRRNVTEKLTLLGIEKKAKSKISELSGGEQQRVAIARALATGFETILFDEPLSNLDAPLRKELQKELKAIQRESGQTFIYVTHDQEEALSLSNGIAILENGLLKEYGAPDEIYNSPKSLIGALFLGESVGLSAARIATNEVKTERGMILKGESEIPHEKVAVVIRPESIEPFHSSFGDETLNEKKMPPNVFKAEVKASFFKGSFTEYVIRAGDEMLLMHAPSGFTGGLVRIKSFFIFPLS from the coding sequence ATTCAATTTCTTTTCTAATCCCGGAAGGGATTTTTTTTTCAATCTTAGGAAAATCCGGGAGTGGAAAATCTACCTTACTTCGATTGATCGCAGGCCTTGAAAAACCTGAAAGCGGGAGAATTGAATTTGATGGGAAAGATGCTGCTGCGACTTTGCCACATAAACGACGAACCGCGATGGTATTTCAAAACTATGCGTTATTTCCACATCTTTCAGTCTTTGAAAACGTCGCTTTTGCACCGCGGGAGCAGAAACAAACAGAGGATGAAATTCGCCGCAATGTCACAGAAAAATTGACCCTTTTAGGCATTGAAAAAAAGGCGAAATCAAAAATTTCAGAACTTTCGGGTGGTGAGCAGCAGCGGGTTGCAATTGCTCGTGCGCTTGCAACAGGCTTTGAAACGATTCTCTTTGATGAACCGCTCTCAAACCTTGATGCGCCATTAAGAAAGGAATTGCAAAAGGAATTAAAAGCCATTCAACGCGAAAGCGGGCAAACCTTTATTTATGTCACGCATGATCAAGAGGAAGCCTTGAGCCTTTCAAACGGAATCGCAATTTTAGAAAACGGATTGCTGAAAGAATATGGCGCACCCGATGAAATCTATAACTCACCGAAAAGCTTAATCGGAGCGCTCTTCTTGGGAGAATCCGTTGGATTAAGTGCCGCTCGAATAGCAACAAATGAGGTAAAAACCGAACGTGGAATGATCTTGAAAGGTGAATCGGAAATTCCACACGAGAAAGTCGCTGTGGTGATTCGTCCAGAATCAATTGAACCATTTCATTCATCTTTTGGTGATGAAACTCTAAACGAAAAAAAAATGCCTCCCAATGTATTTAAGGCAGAAGTAAAGGCAAGTTTTTTTAAAGGGTCCTTTACAGAGTATGTGATTCGAGCAGGCGACGAAATGCTTTTAATGCATGCACCTTCAGGGTTTACGGGCGGACTTGTACGAATCAAATCATTTTTTATTTTTCCTCTTTCATAG